GTTACCTTTTGTTACACTCTTTCTTAAGCTTTGCTTATTTTGTGCTTGTTTTTTGGTCTGAATGTTGCTTGATGTTGAAGATATCATTTTTTGAAACCGAATTTTATAACAGCGTTATAATTATATACGGGAAACCTATTTTAATTATGCATGAACATTTTGAATTATTGGAGGTTTTAGGTTGGGTAATCAAACTGAAGCTGACAGTAACCTTGATTGTGTTGGTCTGTATTGTCCGGAACCGGTTTTTCGAACCCGTCAAGCACTAGACCAACTGGAAGCAGGTCAAATCCTAGAAGTAGTAGCAGACGACCCTGCTTCGGAAGAAGACATACCCCGTTTAGTCAAGCATCTTGAACACAAATTACTAAAAATGTACGAAGAAAATGGTGAATTCCATTTTCTAATCCAAAAAATGGAATAGGAGCTAGTTGAGAATTGCCAAAAATGTATATGGACTACGGTGCAGGAAAACCCGTAGATAAAAGAGTCCTAGATGCCATGAAGCCATATTTTCTGGAAATGTATGGTAACGCTTCTTCGGGGCACTCTTACGGAAACGCTGCAAAAGAAGCCTTAACAAATTCTCGAGAAAAAGTCGCCCAGCTAATTGGGGCAGAAAAAGCCCAAGAAATAATATTTACTTCTGGTGGAACCGAATCCAACAACCTAGCAATCAAAGGAGCAGCTTTTCGAAACAAATCCAAAGGAAACCACATAATCACTACTGCAATCGAGCACATGTCTGTGATTAATATCTGCAAGTATTTGCAAAAAGAAGGTTTTGAAGTAACTTTTGTTCCTGTGGATGACAAAGGGGTAGTTGATTTGGAAAAACTTGAAGCCGCAATTACTGATAAAACAATTCTGATGTCTATCATGTATGCTAACGGCGAAATTGGAACAATTCAACCCATAAAACAAATTGGAGCCTTAGCCAAAGAAAAAAACATAATATTCCATGTTGATGCAGTAGCAGCAGCTGGACAAGTTCCCATAAATGTTGTTGACGAAAACATTAACCTGTTAACTCTTTCTTCAAACGACCTGTATGGACCTAAAGGAGTTGGAGCCCTTTATATAAAAAAGGGAACCCGAATTATTCCCATCGACCAAGGTGGCGGACAAGAAAACGGTTTACGTTCTGGTACTGAAAACGTTTCCGGAATAGTTGGCATGGCAAAAGCAGCCGAACTTGCCCAAGCTGAATTGGAACCTGAAAGCAAACGTTTGACCGCATTGCGTGATAAACTGATTGATGGCGTTTTGGATACAATTCCCCAATCTTTTTTGAATGGCCATCGAACTAAACGGTTGCCTAATAATGCAAATCTTAGGTTCAGTTATATAGAAGGGGAGTCACTGATTTTAAGTCTGGACATGCAAGGAATACAAGCATCATCGGGTTCAGCATGCTCATCAAAAACCTTAGAGCCCTCCCATGTGCTTCGTGCCATTGGGTTGTCCCATGAACTTGCTCATGGCTCATTGTCGTTTACCTTGGGAAAGCAAAACACCCAAGAAGGCATGGATTACGTGCTGGAAGCAATACCCGATGTGGTAAAACGATTACGGGCGCTTTCGCCCTTAACTCCAAAAGAAATCTTGAGGTGAAAAAAACAAAATGTATAGCGAAAAAGTTATGGATCATTTCAAAAACCCCCGAAATGTCGGCGAAATCGAAAACCCAGACGGCGTCGGAACAGTAGGTAACCCCACCTGTGGCGATTTAATGACCATGTACATCAAAATTAAAGACGAAAAAATTGAAGACGTTAAATTCAAAACCTTTGGCTGCGGCGCAGCCATAGCAACCAGTAGCATGGCAACAGAAATGGCAAAAGGCAAAACCATCAAAGAAGCAATGAACATCACCCGCGCCGAAGTAGCCAAAAACCTTGGTGGGCTTCCCCCCATCAAAATGCACTGCTCTAATTTGGCTGCTGATGCTTTGCATGAAGCCATAAAAGACTACCAAAAAAAGAAAGAATCCAAAAAATAATCAGAGGTTCATTGCCCCTGATTTTTCTATTAGTATAGTGATAGAGGTACAATATAGAAAACAATCATTTCAGCAATTTTGCGCCCTGTCACTTTCTTTTTTGTTCCTTAACAACAACTTTTGTAACCCAATTATTGTGGGGGCATGAGTAATTTTTCCCGAGTTTAATAGTTCAGGTATGTCCTGAACTGGTACATATTTTAGTTGGATTTGTTCAGTTTCTTCCAGTTGCTGATTTCCTTTTGTTAGCTCTTTTGCCAAGAACAAATGTGCTTTTTGCAAACTTCGGGACAGTGGATTAAAACTTCCTATGGGCACCAGTTGACCTGCTCTGTATCCGGTTTCTTCCAAAAGTTCCCGCACAGCACTTTGTTTGGGGGTTTCACCCTGTTCTATGTGTCCGCTTGGGATTTCAAGGCTTACACTGTTTCGGGGATACCGCAAAATTTCAATCATGGCGATATCGTTTTCGATAATTGGTACAACCGATACAAAATCTTGTAACTTGATTGTATTATATCCAATTTGTTTTCCGTTGGGCAAAATTACCGTGTCTTCAGTAACAGAAAGAANNNNNNNNNNNNNNNNNNNNNNNNNNNNNNNNNNNNNNNNNNNNNNNNNNNNNNNNNNNNNNNNNNNNNNNNNNNNNNNNNNNN
The Candidatus Bathyarchaeum sp. genome window above contains:
- a CDS encoding sulfurtransferase TusA family protein, which translates into the protein MGNQTEADSNLDCVGLYCPEPVFRTRQALDQLEAGQILEVVADDPASEEDIPRLVKHLEHKLLKMYEENGEFHFLIQKME
- the nifS gene encoding cysteine desulfurase NifS gives rise to the protein MYMDYGAGKPVDKRVLDAMKPYFLEMYGNASSGHSYGNAAKEALTNSREKVAQLIGAEKAQEIIFTSGGTESNNLAIKGAAFRNKSKGNHIITTAIEHMSVINICKYLQKEGFEVTFVPVDDKGVVDLEKLEAAITDKTILMSIMYANGEIGTIQPIKQIGALAKEKNIIFHVDAVAAAGQVPINVVDENINLLTLSSNDLYGPKGVGALYIKKGTRIIPIDQGGGQENGLRSGTENVSGIVGMAKAAELAQAELEPESKRLTALRDKLIDGVLDTIPQSFLNGHRTKRLPNNANLRFSYIEGESLILSLDMQGIQASSGSACSSKTLEPSHVLRAIGLSHELAHGSLSFTLGKQNTQEGMDYVLEAIPDVVKRLRALSPLTPKEILR
- the nifU gene encoding Fe-S cluster assembly scaffold protein NifU; protein product: MYSEKVMDHFKNPRNVGEIENPDGVGTVGNPTCGDLMTMYIKIKDEKIEDVKFKTFGCGAAIATSSMATEMAKGKTIKEAMNITRAEVAKNLGGLPPIKMHCSNLAADALHEAIKDYQKKKESKK
- a CDS encoding NUDIX hydrolase; protein product: LSVTEDTVILPNGKQIGYNTIKLQDFVSVVPIIENDIAMIEILRYPRNSVSLEIPSGHIEQGETPKQSAVRELLEETGYRAGQLVPIGSFNPLSRSLQKAHLFLAKELTKGNQQLEETEQIQLKYVPVQDIPELLNSGKITHAPTIIGLQKLLLRNKKESDRAQNC